The following are encoded in a window of Leptodactylus fuscus isolate aLepFus1 chromosome 9, aLepFus1.hap2, whole genome shotgun sequence genomic DNA:
- the LOC142218572 gene encoding putative protein BRICK1-A gives MASQEDPVQREIHQDWANREYIEVITSSIKKIADFLNSFDMSCRSRLATLNEKLTALERRIEYIEARVTKGETLT, from the exons ATGGCCAGCCAAGAGGACCCGGTGCAGAGGGAGATCCATCAGGACTGGGCCAACCGGGAGTACATCGAGGTGATCACCAGCAGCATCAAGAAGATCGCCGACTTCCTCAACTCGTTTG ACATGTCGTGCCGCTCACGACTGGCGACATTGAACGAGAAGCTGACGGCGCTGGAGAGACGGATCGAGTACATTGAGGCGCGG GTCACCAAAGGAGAGACGCTGACCTAG